The sequence below is a genomic window from Perca flavescens isolate YP-PL-M2 chromosome 24, PFLA_1.0, whole genome shotgun sequence.
ATGCAAAACCATCGAAAAGAGACGCTAAATGATGGGGGGGGGGTCCTGACAGATCTGTGCCCAGGGGCCCATTGTCTTATAATTCGTCCATTATCAAATCAATACTATTCTTAGAAATAGTAGCTGTTGGCACACCCTTTCCGGGGTCAAAGTTCACCCACATCCAACTGAGACCAACTCACAACAGGAAGTGAATGCAtctgttggttggttggttattTGGTCCTGTAATGTTGTTATAATCCCTCCTCTCCGTCTGCAGgcgtgtgtgagcctgtgtgtatGAACGGTGGCAGGTGTGTCGCTCCAGATGTTTGCGATTGTCCGTCAGGTTGGCGAGGAAAGAGCTGCGATAAACGTGAGTGCTACAAGAACCAGATCCGTAACAGACGCACGTTCTTTATATTCCATTGCTTGGATCCCATGATGCATCAGTGTCAGTACCTGAAAACCTCAGATTGCCTTCTGTGTCTTTACCTCTCTGTGCCCAAATCAACACCAAAACATGCTTTTGAATCGTGAAGTCTGTCTGTCCAGAAACAAACGATATAATGCGAAACAATACATTTTGCCCCCCTAGTttttgtcaggtttttttttacttttatttgaactttttgcagactttttggggctttatgtggaccaaactgtatgTGAGAAGACATTATGAgacatgcagtaatacagtcagagatatttttttatattttgtttgcaTGTTAATGAAccaaacatgtctggccctttgAGAagctgagtttgacaccccaaTAATATACAAACAATTATACACAAAACAGGATGTaaaaaagctgcaaaaaaaaaaaaagagacaaaaacattgagaacAAACCCTTTTATAGTCAGCTTGTTCTTGGGTGGGACAGTGTCCTGACGTGTGGAGTGTTGTGTCGCCCTCCAGCCAGCTGTCTGCAGACGTGTCTCAACGGAGGCGAGTGCGTGGGAGCCAACACCTGCCGCTGCGCCGCGGGATGGCGCGGCTCGCTGTGTCACATCCGTGAGTATTGGACTGGATTTTATTACTCTTCCTGAGgtccacacaaaacacattcaacacttccagacaaaataaaaacaagaaaagtATAACTAACGATGTTCTTTCTTGCCTTTATATACACTTATATATTACACTAAATTCCTAAGCATGAGTAACTGTACCTCCCAGGACttggtttctgtgtttgtgtctcagctCACTGTGAACAGAAGTGTCTCTACGGCAGCCGGTGCGTCCGGCCCAACGTCTGCGCCTGCCGGAGCGGATCCTCCGGCGCTCTCTGCTCCACGAGGGTAAGAAGGACTGAAACTCAGAGCTCAACATTTCAATCACTCACAAAACAAACACCACCTGGCATCGTTGCTGCTTCTTCTAGTTTTTTAGGTTTTCCGCTTTAGGAAGGAATGCATTTTTatgttaaataaattaataaaaacgtTGACATTTTTCCTTGTTGCTTCTCGGTGTGCATCTGTGTCAGTCATTCTAAAACCTTGTTGTTTTTCAGCTCCCTATCCCCCGAGGTTGAGGCCCAACAAACAGCCGGAGTTCAATCCGCGCTGATAATTCAACCTTCCGATGAAACGGAGCATCGTCAGtagaaaagcccaaaatgtcTCTCCACCGGGAAATAAAAGTCTCTCTGAGACTATCTCGCCTTGTACTTGACAGAGATAAAGATGTCCACAATGCTTCTTTCTCCAGACTCCTACATAACATTATAAAAGTCTGTGGTTTTCTCTTCTTCCATACATGAAGCAAACACCTGGGTCGTGATCAGGACTTTACAAGCAGCTATTCCATGCACTGGTCAGGCTAATCATTTCAAAACTGCAGTTGGGGAGAGTTTTTAACTGGAAGTGCCATCGTGTTCAGGTTCAAACTACAAACCTCTGtatgagtatttatttatttggttgtTTTATATTGTCACATATTTCttgttgtatatactgtatcttaaagggtaacttcaggttgttgttttttcaacctggaccctatgttcccgtgttgttgtgtctaagtgacttaTCTTTGGAGCAACAAcctttgaaactggtccagtattaagcgagaacgctgtaaacagcagctgtaatgtaaccctacaggacagaTGTTCagctaaaagttctgttgttgctgctgacagactcagattattattattctaagtgtctgacaacattatggaaaggatccctacagagatggagcttttagttaaagagtaagatccttttaacATGAAACCGCCCCGAAATCAcaatcaccaaacccaccagactccatgtaaataatgaggacttttagcgtgtatagagccagatATAGCCACaagtaaatgggtgaattaattattattatttcaaccaaaccagagtggtgattgttggaacagtggaaagatgaaccaagacagtttttgatttttatttagtttctgtccactttgaatgaagtgtgttttacgatgataaaactcctgattatttacatggagtctggtggagttagGGATCacaatttcgcggatgtttttatgtttaaaaaaaggatcttactctttaactaaaagctctatctctgtagggatcctttccataatgatgtcagacacttagaataataatctgagtctaaTGTACGTACGGatgtaaattgaaggtgcgcaGTTGCCCAATAATTTACAGTGTAGCTTGTATGCTcgctggaccaatgtcaaagattgttcccatcagtcacttagacacaaagacaggaaaataaggtccaggttgaaaaaaaaacgaagttaccctttaaccaCTCTATAACCAATGTTATTTTCTAATAAAGAATTGCTATTTGGTTATTTtgtaagaaaacaaataaagatcctttaaaaaacaaaggtaTTGATTTCTTCCAATGTTTTCTATGACCATTAATCAGGTTTGTTGTTTATGAAGCTTTgcagtatttgtgttttttttgctggctCGTCAACCAACTTAGTTTTCTGAGTTTCCAGGGCACTAAAGAAGCATTTGACTTTGCTACAGGGGCAAGACAAGTTCACGGCCGGCAGGTCAGGGCCACAGGGGCGCAGAGGAAATGCGGATTAAAAGATTAGCGAGGCTGCATTAGCTCCAGACCAATTAGGATTCCTCTCCGCCAGCCTCTCCCTGACTCCTGCCTCTGCACGGCCCAACACCACAGAGCCGGCCGACTTTTTACAACAGATTAGGGTGAAGCTGACCCTTGATAACAGAACTGTTATaggcaacaaaaacacacacacacacacacacacacacacacaaacacactgactaGTTATTAGTAACAAACAGCGTGTCACTAGACTGGTTTGCAACATTAACGTAATTAGCTGAGTGTGAGAGGGACAAATTATTTCAATCTGTGTCGTTGGGAATTTCTTATCGTTCtctttttctacttttatttttacatttcaatgATCTTCGGTCAGCTTAGCTGTTTAAATGTGCCCTAGAAAttaactttacttacttaaaaGTCATCCTTACAAATTTGAAAGCTACCCTAAACAGACTGGGAGCCAATCAGGTTCTGTCCTGTGTCTGGCTGTGACTGGGAGCCAAtcggcttctctcctgtgtctGGCTGTGACTGGGAGCCAATCAGCTTCTCTCCTGTGTCTGGCTGTGGCATTTGGAATGAGCTCCAGTTTATTGAGGCGTTGTTGCGAGAGGTGTGAGTTTTTGGCAGGTAAAAATGACTGAATTTATGAAACTAAGTAGCCCAAGGAATTTATATAGTCGTATTTTATCTGACATAATAAATCATAATGTATTTGTTGATCAtagtttgtattattaatcttaatgtgtaaagtaaccagtaactaaatctgtaacagatgaatgtagtggagtaactgaagtccaatatttctctctgaaatgtagtagagtagaagtagaaagtggcatgaaaagaaaagactcaagtaaagtacaagtacctcaacatttggactgaagaacagtactggagtaaatgtacttagttccaTTCCAGCGCTGTGAAAACATCTCATGTCTTCAATACCTTTTTAGAAATGATCATTAGGGGTTTACTGCCCTCTGGAGGCAACATGAATACCAATGTGAAGAATAAAGTGTACACATCAACAGGTTTCCTGACAGCCGAGCTTTTACTcccagaggtggaaagagtacAAACATATTCTCCGTAACAGTACCATTAAAAGTACTATTACTTTGATGAACTTTTAATGAAGTAGGCCTACAGGTAAAATCACTGGTATAAAAATCTTCTCAATTAAAAGTCCCTAAGTAACTTATTGCGATTTGATAAGGGCCCGATGatcgacagacagacagacagacagacagacagagtaagagtgagtaattgtaatttgttactttccacctctgttgCTCACCCTCACGGCATCCAGGTTCATAGATAATTTTATATATCAAGAATGCATGCACATACTCctcttttaacacacacacacacacacacacacacacacggaaagcatgcacacagtcacacaaagcatacacacacacacacacacacacacacacacacacacacacacacacacacaaagcactcACACAaagcatgcacgcacgcgcacacacacacacacacacacacacacacacacacacacacacacacacacacacaaaaagcataAAGAATTGTCcataaaaaccttgaaaaaacgTCGGTTGTTACCCCCATCCTCTCCGCTGTGGTGCAGCCTAATTTAAACCTGCAGACCACAACAGGTGCgcgccccctccccctccctttaGGCTCCACCTGTCTCCCCTCCTCCGCAAGGGTTCTTGACCCAGAAAGCAGCCGTCATCCAGTAGCAGTGGTATGCCGGCCAGCACGCACCCCCCCCCTGGTCACCGGATCGGCGGCAGCTGCTCGGTCCCGGAGCTATTTTCACCCCCCCTGGACAGAGTGCTGCAGAGCAGCCCCAGTCAGACCCGGGGGCGGAGAGCAGCATGAAGTCCGCAGGCACCGACGGCTTCTTCCCCTCTGATCCGGACGACCTGGACCTGGACAGCGGTGGCGGCAGCGACAGCTCCTACGGGAAGTCCACCGGCGACGGCAGCCCGACGCGCGGAGAACTAGAGGCGGGGGGAGGAGGCGGTGGTTCCCGCGCCGCAGCGCCCCGGCGGAGGAAACGGCGGAGACGCAGCAGCGACGGAGACGCGGGAACCGCAGGCGTGAGCAAACAGAGGCAGGCGGCGAACGCGCGGGAGCGGGACCGGACGCACAGTGTGAACACGGCGTTCACGGCGCTGCGCACACTCATCCCCACCGAGCCCGCGGACCGGAAGCTCTCCAAGATCGAGACGCTGCGCCTGGCCTCCAGCTACATCTCGCACCTGGCCAACGTGCTGCTGCTGGGGGAGGCGTGCCGGGACGGACAGCCCTGCCTCCGATACCAGAGCGAGCGGCGCCCCGGCGCCCCGGCGCACGCGCTGCGGCCCATCTGCACCTTCTGCCTCAGCAACCAGAGGAAACTGGTAAAGCCGTCAAATGCAAACTTTCCACTCTGCC
It includes:
- the LOC114551085 gene encoding transcription factor 15 produces the protein MKSAGTDGFFPSDPDDLDLDSGGGSDSSYGKSTGDGSPTRGELEAGGGGGGSRAAAPRRRKRRRRSSDGDAGTAGVSKQRQAANARERDRTHSVNTAFTALRTLIPTEPADRKLSKIETLRLASSYISHLANVLLLGEACRDGQPCLRYQSERRPGAPAHALRPICTFCLSNQRKLLRDGGKHSAAV